Proteins encoded in a region of the Streptomyces liliiviolaceus genome:
- a CDS encoding putative leader peptide, which yields MCWQRGELGGRGRGRRVGVGARGAGAGPGAGVGVGGGTLDKGAPPQRTFSAQPPSAGVTLRASHVRASHSRPVRGAVTLPVWTKRRHVDLCRTQGALCS from the coding sequence ATGTGCTGGCAACGTGGGGAGTTGGGCGGCCGGGGCCGGGGCCGGCGGGTCGGGGTGGGAGCGCGAGGTGCGGGCGCGGGTCCGGGTGCGGGGGTGGGGGTGGGGGGGGGCACTCTTGACAAGGGCGCACCTCCGCAACGTACGTTCAGTGCGCAACCACCTAGCGCGGGAGTCACCTTGAGGGCGTCACACGTCAGGGCGTCACACAGCAGGCCGGTCCGCGGCGCGGTGACGCTGCCGGTCTGGACGAAGCGTCGGCACGTGGATCTGTGCCGGACGCAGGGCGCGCTCTGTAGCTGA
- a CDS encoding sensor histidine kinase — protein sequence MRRRLTLLVAATMCLALLAFVVPLALLLRTVAQDRATVAASADAQSLVSLVGTADPKTLRSSVEHVAAGARGPLTVYLADGSVLGTPVARTSAVRLADLAGVSRTVERADGREIVVAVLGRPDGTAVIRAFVPAAELTRGVTQAWLVLAGLGAALLLLGLLVADRLSRALVSPISDLSAVSHRLARADLTARARPDGPPELREVAGALNHLADRIQELLREEREQVADLSHRLRAPLTSLRLEAESLTGADAARITARVDAMERAVTGLISQARHRPEADAHARCDAAPALRERVAFWTVLAEDTGRAVALDVTAEGPLPVGVPADELAAAVDALLGNVFAHTPDGTAFSVTLSPRSGGGAVLTVADEGPGLSADLARRGTSLGGSTGLGLDIARRAAQSSGGHMTLTTGPAGGARVTLELGPPTPRVAPPPPP from the coding sequence GTGAGACGCCGTCTGACCCTGCTCGTCGCGGCGACCATGTGCCTGGCGCTCCTCGCGTTCGTCGTGCCCCTGGCGCTGCTGCTGCGTACGGTCGCGCAGGACCGTGCCACCGTCGCCGCCAGCGCGGACGCGCAGAGTCTGGTGTCGCTGGTGGGGACCGCGGACCCCAAGACCCTGCGGAGCAGCGTCGAGCACGTGGCGGCCGGGGCCCGGGGGCCGCTCACCGTCTACCTCGCCGACGGGTCGGTCCTGGGCACCCCGGTGGCGCGGACCAGTGCCGTACGGCTCGCGGACCTGGCCGGGGTCAGCCGGACCGTGGAACGGGCCGACGGACGCGAGATCGTCGTGGCCGTGCTGGGCCGCCCGGACGGCACGGCCGTCATCCGCGCCTTCGTGCCCGCCGCCGAACTGACCCGCGGGGTCACACAGGCCTGGCTGGTACTCGCCGGTCTGGGCGCCGCGCTCCTGCTGCTGGGCCTGCTCGTGGCCGACCGCCTCAGCCGTGCCCTGGTGAGCCCCATCTCGGATCTGTCCGCCGTGTCCCACCGGCTCGCACGGGCCGACCTCACGGCCCGCGCCCGCCCCGACGGGCCGCCGGAACTGCGCGAGGTCGCCGGCGCCCTCAACCATCTCGCCGACCGGATCCAGGAACTGCTGCGCGAGGAACGCGAACAGGTCGCGGACCTCTCCCACCGGCTCCGCGCACCCCTCACCTCCCTGCGGCTGGAGGCGGAATCGCTGACCGGAGCCGACGCAGCCCGGATCACCGCCCGGGTGGACGCCATGGAACGGGCGGTCACCGGCCTCATCAGCCAGGCCCGGCACCGCCCGGAGGCGGACGCGCACGCGCGGTGCGACGCGGCCCCGGCGCTCCGCGAGCGGGTGGCGTTCTGGACCGTACTGGCCGAGGACACCGGGCGGGCCGTCGCCCTGGACGTCACGGCGGAGGGCCCCCTGCCGGTCGGTGTCCCCGCGGACGAACTCGCCGCCGCCGTGGACGCGTTGCTGGGGAACGTGTTCGCCCACACCCCCGACGGGACCGCCTTCTCCGTCACCCTGTCCCCCCGCTCCGGCGGTGGCGCGGTGCTCACGGTGGCCGATGAAGGACCCGGGCTGTCGGCGGACCTGGCCCGACGGGGCACCAGCCTCGGCGGATCCACCGGCCTGGGCCTGGACATCGCCCGCCGGGCCGCCCAGTCCAGTGGCGGCCACATGACCCTGACGACCGGCCCGGCAGGCGGCGCCCGGGTGACTCTGGAACTGGGACCGCCCACGCCCCGGGTCGCCCCTCCCCCGCCCCCATGA
- a CDS encoding ABC transporter substrate-binding protein: MRSPLTRRGFLAAGSGLTAATALPALSGCSALAAADSDPDTLVVHSQLGTTAPGSPTYLDSLDRFRKENPGLKVKNLVNGDDLAQVYETSRLARKEPDVVMVNLYDKTLAWTDVGATVDVKDYLDDWGLRERVLPVALDAWTDGEGRLRAFPYFATNWPVAYNRSLLDKAGVDEIPVTGDQLIAAARKLRAKGIAPVTTGGNDWTGQKLLAQIIQTFLSEDEARHVYSTGDFSGSRGAMEGIEYFVALRDAGVFVDKAQGLTSDLMTTQYNTQSAAIQSAMSSALAKVPESVARHTDVGGWPLAEGAAHKLPTILRTYTLIGFWISPNGTKKIDAVEKFLRFMYRPDTVSRFIKESGRDMALRSGTVSTDFPLVAAAQRLGDDVSQVLLPDVYVPPAATQPLITATSTSFTRGTGAAKVRAALEAAYRSA; encoded by the coding sequence GTGCGCTCACCGCTGACTCGGCGCGGCTTCCTCGCCGCCGGTTCCGGCCTCACCGCCGCGACCGCCCTGCCCGCTCTGTCCGGCTGTTCCGCGCTGGCCGCGGCGGACTCCGATCCCGACACGCTCGTCGTGCACAGCCAGCTGGGCACGACCGCGCCGGGATCGCCCACCTATCTGGACTCCCTGGACCGCTTCCGCAAGGAGAACCCGGGGCTCAAGGTCAAGAACCTCGTCAACGGCGACGACCTCGCCCAGGTCTACGAGACCTCCCGGCTGGCCCGTAAGGAGCCGGACGTCGTGATGGTCAACCTCTACGACAAGACCCTGGCCTGGACGGATGTCGGCGCCACGGTCGACGTCAAGGACTATCTGGACGACTGGGGGCTGCGCGAGCGCGTGCTGCCCGTGGCCCTGGACGCCTGGACCGACGGCGAGGGCAGGCTGCGGGCCTTCCCCTATTTCGCCACCAACTGGCCCGTCGCCTACAACCGCTCGCTCCTCGACAAGGCGGGCGTGGACGAGATCCCGGTGACCGGCGACCAGCTGATCGCCGCGGCCCGCAAACTGCGGGCCAAGGGCATCGCCCCCGTCACCACCGGCGGCAACGACTGGACCGGGCAGAAGCTCCTCGCCCAGATCATTCAGACCTTCCTCAGCGAGGACGAGGCCCGGCACGTCTACTCCACCGGTGACTTCAGTGGCAGCAGGGGCGCCATGGAGGGCATCGAGTACTTCGTGGCGCTGCGCGACGCCGGGGTGTTCGTCGACAAGGCCCAGGGTCTGACCTCCGACCTGATGACCACGCAGTACAACACGCAGTCCGCCGCCATCCAGTCGGCGATGTCGTCGGCGCTCGCGAAAGTGCCCGAGTCCGTCGCGCGGCACACGGACGTGGGCGGCTGGCCGCTCGCCGAGGGCGCCGCGCACAAGCTGCCGACGATCCTGCGGACGTACACGCTCATCGGGTTCTGGATCAGTCCGAACGGTACGAAGAAGATCGACGCCGTCGAGAAGTTCCTGCGGTTCATGTACCGCCCCGACACCGTGTCCCGGTTCATCAAGGAGAGCGGCCGCGACATGGCGCTGCGCTCCGGCACGGTCAGTACGGACTTCCCGCTGGTCGCGGCGGCCCAGCGGCTGGGGGACGACGTCAGCCAGGTCCTGCTGCCCGACGTGTACGTGCCGCCGGCTGCGACCCAGCCGCTGATCACCGCGACCAGTACGTCCTTCACCCGGGGTACCGGCGCCGCGAAGGTCCGCGCCGCGCTCGAAGCCGCGTACCGCTCCGCATGA
- a CDS encoding NtaA/DmoA family FMN-dependent monooxygenase (This protein belongs to a clade of FMN-dependent monooxygenases, within a broader family of flavin-dependent oxidoreductases, the luciferase-like monooxygenase (LMM) family, some of whose members use coenzyme F420 rather than FMN.), with protein sequence MSAERPRTLKTVTGAGGTSETYDLAIDPTRSTLDTAVRVAGLAEAARIDALFTADLLSFGAQGPIGSQEPLVFVSALSQVTSRIGLIATVSTTFHHPYNLARLFGTLDHVSNGRAAWNLVTSSIGEENFGPGELPGPEERYARAAETLEVVNALWDSWEPGALTVGADGKAVLHRERVHPIDHSGPFFTVAGPLNIPPLPQRRPVQLQAGQSEAGQALGARYAEIVFTSLPTLDIAVDFTRKIRSQAERLGRAGGLPLIFSSLHATYGSTEEEARRLVREKRESIDFERGRAQVADMLGGGIDLSEIPLDSKLPESLLPDITSVNRRRGRVDIFTGYARQGYTLRELVVAAQDTGHWAAAGTPEQLADAVEERFRAGVLDVISLSGLADPRQHDFAVNGLLHELRKRKIVAPDYTGTTLRENLGLELPARASATARV encoded by the coding sequence GTGAGTGCAGAACGCCCCAGGACGCTGAAGACCGTGACCGGAGCAGGCGGCACGTCCGAGACGTACGACCTGGCGATCGATCCGACCCGATCGACGCTGGACACCGCCGTGCGCGTGGCGGGACTCGCCGAGGCCGCGAGGATCGACGCCCTGTTCACCGCCGATCTGCTCAGCTTCGGCGCCCAGGGCCCGATCGGCTCGCAGGAACCACTGGTCTTCGTCTCGGCGCTCAGCCAGGTGACCTCGCGGATCGGCCTGATCGCCACGGTCTCGACGACGTTCCACCATCCCTACAACCTGGCCCGGCTGTTCGGCACCCTCGATCACGTCAGCAACGGTCGGGCCGCCTGGAATCTGGTCACCTCCTCCATCGGCGAGGAGAACTTCGGCCCCGGGGAGCTGCCCGGACCCGAGGAGCGCTACGCGCGCGCCGCGGAGACCTTGGAAGTGGTCAACGCCCTGTGGGACAGCTGGGAACCCGGCGCTCTGACCGTCGGCGCGGACGGCAAGGCGGTGCTGCACCGCGAGCGGGTGCATCCGATCGACCACTCGGGTCCGTTCTTCACCGTGGCGGGTCCGCTGAACATCCCGCCGCTGCCGCAGCGGCGCCCGGTACAGCTCCAGGCCGGTCAGTCGGAGGCCGGGCAGGCGCTGGGCGCCCGGTACGCCGAGATCGTGTTCACCTCGCTGCCCACCCTGGACATCGCGGTGGACTTCACCCGGAAGATCCGGAGCCAGGCCGAACGGCTCGGCCGGGCCGGCGGACTGCCGCTCATCTTCAGCTCGTTGCACGCCACCTACGGCTCCACCGAGGAGGAGGCACGCCGGCTCGTACGGGAGAAGCGGGAGTCGATCGACTTCGAACGCGGTCGCGCGCAGGTGGCCGACATGCTCGGCGGCGGCATCGACCTGTCGGAGATCCCGCTCGACTCGAAACTGCCGGAGAGCCTGCTGCCCGACATCACCTCGGTGAACCGCCGACGGGGCCGCGTCGACATCTTCACGGGGTACGCGCGCCAGGGCTATACCCTGCGGGAACTCGTCGTCGCGGCCCAGGACACCGGGCACTGGGCCGCCGCGGGCACCCCCGAGCAACTCGCCGACGCGGTCGAGGAACGGTTCCGGGCAGGTGTCCTCGACGTGATCTCGCTGAGCGGCCTCGCGGACCCGCGGCAGCACGACTTCGCCGTCAACGGCCTCCTCCACGAACTGCGCAAACGGAAGATCGTCGCCCCCGACTACACCGGCACAACCTTGCGCGAGAACCTCGGCCTCGAACTGCCGGCCCGCGCCTCCGCGACCGCCCGGGTCTGA
- a CDS encoding sensor histidine kinase: protein MGYGRGVSASVSAPHPGPAPDREPGPRAVPRQDPRLQWAITLAVVVIAIVTVRPLDTSGRGLAVAALIVVNSVALMARHVPEARVPPRVALVWLTTGVVAAAALIGVCRSGSCYLFAYFLVGHIGYRLPLKQALSLAALTSLLCSGVLYFRLGPGHEALPWSLGLTIGAPVVVGILSRSRQRALEAMLSSAESAERAARAEARTAILTERGRIARDVHDVLAHSLAGINMQLELADALIDTGDLEKVREANDKAHSMVKESLKQAQWTVHALREDSLPLLDSLSAMVESSGHRDALTVTGTVRELPATVTQNLLRIAQEALTNAARHAPGGDAGVELTFDAASTTLRIRNGPATREVTAGVGSGMGLIGMRERVALLGGTITAGPVTEGPDQGGWQVEAVIPG, encoded by the coding sequence ATGGGCTATGGTCGCGGCGTGTCCGCATCAGTGAGTGCCCCGCACCCCGGGCCGGCCCCCGACAGGGAGCCCGGCCCCCGGGCCGTGCCCCGCCAGGACCCCCGTCTCCAGTGGGCCATCACCCTGGCGGTCGTGGTCATCGCGATCGTGACCGTCCGGCCGTTGGACACCAGCGGCCGTGGTCTGGCGGTGGCCGCCCTGATCGTGGTCAACTCCGTGGCCCTGATGGCGCGGCACGTTCCCGAGGCCAGGGTTCCGCCCCGCGTCGCGCTCGTCTGGCTGACCACGGGTGTCGTCGCGGCCGCCGCCCTGATCGGGGTCTGCCGCAGCGGCTCCTGCTACCTGTTCGCCTACTTCCTCGTCGGCCACATCGGCTACCGGCTTCCGCTCAAGCAGGCCCTCTCGCTCGCGGCGCTGACCAGCCTGCTCTGCAGCGGTGTCCTGTACTTCCGCCTCGGCCCCGGCCACGAGGCGCTGCCCTGGTCCCTCGGCCTCACCATCGGCGCTCCGGTGGTGGTGGGGATCCTCAGCCGCAGCAGACAGCGCGCCCTGGAAGCGATGCTCTCGTCCGCCGAGTCCGCCGAGCGGGCCGCCCGCGCCGAGGCCAGGACCGCCATACTCACCGAGCGCGGCCGCATCGCCCGGGACGTCCACGACGTACTGGCGCACTCGCTGGCCGGGATCAACATGCAGTTGGAACTGGCGGACGCCCTGATCGACACCGGCGACCTGGAAAAGGTCCGCGAGGCGAACGACAAGGCGCACAGCATGGTCAAGGAGAGCCTGAAGCAGGCCCAGTGGACCGTGCACGCGCTGCGGGAGGACTCCCTTCCGCTGCTCGACAGCCTGAGCGCGATGGTCGAGTCCTCCGGCCACCGCGACGCCCTCACCGTCACCGGAACCGTCCGCGAACTGCCGGCCACGGTCACCCAGAACCTGCTGCGCATCGCCCAGGAGGCATTGACGAACGCAGCCCGGCACGCACCGGGCGGCGACGCCGGGGTGGAGCTGACCTTCGACGCCGCATCGACGACACTGAGAATCCGCAACGGGCCCGCGACCCGCGAGGTGACCGCAGGGGTCGGCAGCGGAATGGGGCTGATCGGGATGCGTGAGCGCGTCGCCCTGCTGGGTGGCACCATTACCGCGGGCCCGGTCACCGAGGGCCCCGACCAAGGCGGCTGGCAGGTGGAGGCAGTGATCCCGGGATGA
- a CDS encoding response regulator transcription factor has protein sequence MVHLLIVEDDPTIRTPLLRALRERGHAVAAAHTAMGGLQTALDERPDLVVLDLGLPDLDGIELLRMLRAVSPVPVIIATARDDEAEIVRGLDAGADDYVVKPFTAAQLEARIRAVLRRGTNSREPAAATVVGELRIDPGTREASLAGTVLDLTPREFDLLHHLAGRAGQVVSKRELLTEVWRVPYGSADKTVDVHLSWLRRKLGESAQDPRYLHTVRGVGVRLSAPADPA, from the coding sequence GTGGTTCACCTCCTGATAGTCGAAGACGACCCGACGATACGGACGCCGTTGCTCCGCGCCCTGCGCGAGCGCGGTCACGCCGTCGCCGCCGCGCACACCGCGATGGGCGGGCTGCAGACCGCGCTGGACGAGCGTCCCGATCTCGTGGTCCTCGACCTCGGCCTGCCCGACCTCGACGGCATCGAACTGCTGCGCATGCTGCGGGCGGTCAGCCCCGTCCCGGTGATCATCGCGACGGCCCGGGACGACGAGGCGGAGATCGTCCGGGGGCTCGACGCCGGCGCCGACGACTATGTCGTGAAGCCGTTCACCGCCGCCCAACTGGAGGCACGGATCAGGGCGGTGCTGCGGCGCGGCACCAACTCCCGGGAGCCCGCCGCCGCCACCGTCGTCGGTGAACTGCGCATCGACCCGGGCACCCGCGAGGCGAGCCTCGCCGGAACCGTTCTCGACCTCACACCCCGCGAGTTCGACCTCCTCCACCATCTCGCCGGCCGGGCGGGCCAGGTCGTCAGCAAGCGGGAACTGCTCACCGAGGTGTGGCGGGTGCCGTACGGGAGCGCCGACAAAACCGTGGACGTACACCTTTCGTGGCTGCGCCGGAAACTCGGCGAGAGTGCGCAGGACCCCCGCTATCTGCACACCGTACGAGGTGTCGGTGTCAGGCTGAGCGCGCCCGCGGACCCGGCGTGA
- a CDS encoding S8 family peptidase produces MALTATPSAVAADLDLSTLTDNVAGSGSAVTDSKTGTHGKSHTVTLLTGDQVTVTPGGAGPDTVSVQGPDGLRADARITRQREDTYVYPSSADTYVGAGLLDPELFNVTRLLADGYGETHADGLPLIVGYASAARRKSDATSLPEGATGARALSSINSTALVQDRTRAEAFWSDLTAPAAEGESATTAAKSAPKLAGGIQKVWLDGKVEAELADSTAQIGAPEVWAKGNTGAGVDVAVLDTGYDTGHPDLKDVVVSSESFVPGEGVTDRNGHGTHVASTVAGSGAASEGGVEQGVAPGARLHVGKVLSDAGNGYDSWIISGMEWAARDAKAKVVSMSLGSNGPSDGSDPMSQAVNRLSAETGALFAVAAGNAGPYDHTVAAPGAADAALTVGAVDADDAVAEFSSRGPRLRDDALKPEITAPGVGILAARSQYTSGTGSYTAKSGTSMATPHVAGVAALVAAAHPGWTGSEIKDALVSRSKATPDNSADAGGNGRVDAVAATGGTLFATGTVDAGIHTTSEPGETVEKTVRWRNDGAEPVTVDLSVAATETAPTGLFTVADKQLVVPAGGSAATTVTTHLDRAATERRYTAQLTAEASGRTLTRSLLGVSTYEEPFHLRVQVTDRSGVPSPSLVFVNWQRQGDEYSQSANAAGGALDALVRPGTYTVWVWAPVEGTHGESSRGLALLSAPTVEVRGDTDVTLDGTRLVQTRVVTPKASTDSDVRVDFSRTFGDDSPPVVDSWTVGSGYDSLWALPTAKPASGELTYTARWRMQQPLVSLSSGKQDFDDLWVQPGSADPAEGDRTLRAVHAGAGLTEDYEGLDARGRIAVVNYLPEDEEDDGDEEDLAAGKAAAAPDQVQSAEKAGVALLVIVNDLDGRLREPVRKTPLTVVGLSRTEGTALIDRIKASPDGSVAMRTVTHAKTGYLYDLVRSWHDTIPQKPTYAPTERQLARVDVDFRNDPAKEVDEFRYDIQPYLGVKIGMQRLSHSGARRTDWVTSDRGVRWMEEATTAFATQKSGLLAYPAGRSTYVQWFGPVQRPRVNVSETLPRRTGDTVEANVPGWGDGTNGHVSTYGTGTTSQRTELYRGDALVAGSDGYSVAGEVPAARAGYRLVTTTERTEGFPYSTSTRTEWGFASATPKKGESGLLPLVQLDYLIPTAADGTARRTAPVLVTASHVPGVSGAATRVDKVEVSYDDGRSWRRASLSTSSEGALARLAAPRKAEFLSVRVHASDARGNSVVQTIVRAVGVG; encoded by the coding sequence GTGGCGCTGACAGCAACCCCGTCCGCCGTCGCGGCCGACCTGGACCTGTCCACCCTCACCGACAACGTTGCCGGCTCCGGCAGCGCAGTCACCGACTCAAAGACCGGGACCCACGGCAAGAGCCACACCGTCACGCTGCTGACAGGTGATCAGGTCACCGTCACTCCGGGTGGCGCCGGCCCCGACACCGTCTCCGTACAGGGGCCGGACGGTCTGCGCGCCGACGCGCGGATCACCCGGCAACGCGAGGACACGTACGTGTACCCGTCCTCCGCCGACACCTATGTCGGCGCCGGCCTCCTCGACCCCGAACTCTTCAACGTCACCCGCCTGTTGGCCGACGGTTACGGGGAAACCCACGCCGACGGCCTGCCCCTCATCGTCGGTTACGCCTCCGCCGCCCGGCGGAAGTCGGATGCCACGTCGTTGCCCGAAGGGGCCACCGGGGCACGGGCGTTGAGCAGCATCAACAGCACCGCGCTCGTCCAGGACCGTACCCGGGCGGAAGCCTTCTGGAGCGACCTCACGGCACCGGCGGCCGAGGGCGAGTCGGCCACCACCGCCGCCAAAAGCGCCCCGAAGCTGGCCGGCGGCATCCAGAAGGTGTGGCTCGACGGCAAGGTCGAGGCCGAACTCGCGGACAGCACCGCGCAGATCGGCGCGCCCGAGGTCTGGGCGAAGGGCAACACGGGTGCGGGTGTCGACGTTGCCGTCCTGGACACCGGATACGACACCGGGCATCCGGATCTGAAGGACGTCGTCGTCTCGTCGGAGAGCTTCGTACCCGGCGAGGGCGTCACGGACCGCAACGGGCACGGCACCCATGTGGCGTCGACCGTCGCGGGCAGCGGCGCCGCCTCCGAGGGCGGTGTCGAGCAGGGGGTCGCACCGGGCGCGAGGCTGCACGTGGGCAAGGTCCTGAGCGACGCGGGCAACGGTTACGACTCCTGGATCATCAGCGGCATGGAGTGGGCGGCCCGTGACGCCAAGGCCAAGGTCGTGAGCATGAGTCTCGGCTCGAACGGCCCCTCCGACGGCAGTGACCCGATGAGTCAGGCCGTGAACCGTCTCAGTGCCGAGACCGGCGCCCTGTTCGCCGTCGCGGCGGGCAACGCCGGACCGTACGACCACACGGTGGCCGCTCCCGGCGCCGCGGACGCCGCGCTCACCGTGGGCGCCGTCGACGCGGACGACGCCGTGGCGGAGTTCTCCAGCCGCGGTCCCCGGCTGCGGGACGACGCCCTCAAGCCCGAGATCACCGCGCCGGGGGTGGGCATCCTGGCGGCGCGTTCGCAGTACACGTCGGGCACCGGTTCGTACACCGCGAAGAGCGGTACGTCCATGGCGACCCCGCATGTGGCCGGTGTGGCCGCGCTGGTCGCCGCCGCGCATCCCGGCTGGACCGGCTCCGAGATCAAGGACGCGCTGGTCAGCAGGTCCAAGGCCACGCCGGACAACTCCGCCGACGCGGGCGGCAACGGCCGGGTCGACGCGGTCGCCGCCACCGGGGGCACGCTGTTCGCCACGGGCACGGTCGACGCCGGCATCCACACCACCAGCGAGCCGGGCGAGACCGTCGAGAAGACGGTCCGGTGGCGCAACGACGGCGCCGAGCCGGTCACGGTCGACCTGTCCGTGGCCGCCACGGAGACGGCGCCGACCGGCCTGTTCACCGTCGCCGACAAGCAGCTCGTCGTCCCCGCGGGCGGTTCCGCGGCGACGACCGTGACCACCCATCTCGACCGCGCCGCCACCGAGCGGCGCTATACGGCACAGCTCACCGCCGAGGCCTCGGGCAGGACGCTGACCAGGTCGCTCCTCGGGGTCAGCACGTACGAGGAGCCCTTCCATCTGCGTGTTCAGGTGACCGACCGCTCCGGTGTCCCGAGCCCGTCGCTCGTGTTCGTCAACTGGCAGCGGCAGGGCGACGAGTACAGCCAGTCCGCCAACGCGGCCGGCGGCGCCCTCGACGCTCTCGTACGGCCCGGTACGTACACGGTCTGGGTCTGGGCGCCGGTCGAGGGGACGCACGGCGAGTCCTCGCGGGGCCTGGCGCTGCTGAGCGCGCCCACCGTGGAGGTCCGCGGCGACACGGACGTCACGCTCGACGGTACGCGTCTGGTGCAGACCCGCGTGGTGACGCCGAAGGCCAGCACGGACAGCGATGTCCGGGTCGACTTCAGCCGGACGTTCGGGGACGACTCGCCTCCGGTCGTCGACTCCTGGACGGTCGGCAGCGGGTACGACAGCCTGTGGGCCCTGCCGACCGCGAAGCCCGCCTCGGGCGAACTGACCTACACGGCCCGCTGGCGGATGCAGCAGCCCCTCGTCAGCCTGAGCTCCGGGAAGCAGGACTTCGACGACCTGTGGGTCCAGCCCGGGTCCGCCGACCCGGCCGAGGGCGACCGCACCCTGCGTGCCGTCCACGCGGGTGCCGGTCTGACGGAGGACTACGAGGGGCTGGACGCCCGGGGCAGGATCGCCGTGGTGAACTACCTCCCGGAGGACGAGGAGGACGACGGGGACGAAGAGGATCTTGCGGCCGGAAAGGCCGCCGCAGCCCCCGACCAGGTGCAGTCCGCCGAGAAGGCCGGCGTCGCCCTGCTGGTGATCGTCAACGACCTCGACGGCAGGCTCCGCGAGCCCGTCCGCAAGACCCCGCTCACCGTCGTGGGCCTGTCCCGCACCGAGGGCACGGCACTGATCGACCGCATCAAGGCGAGCCCGGACGGCTCCGTCGCGATGCGCACGGTCACCCACGCGAAGACGGGCTACCTGTACGACCTCGTGCGCTCCTGGCACGACACGATCCCCCAGAAGCCGACGTACGCGCCGACCGAGCGGCAGCTCGCCCGCGTCGACGTCGACTTCCGCAACGATCCGGCGAAGGAGGTCGACGAGTTCCGCTACGACATCCAGCCCTACCTCGGGGTGAAGATCGGCATGCAGCGGCTGTCCCACTCCGGGGCGCGGCGCACCGACTGGGTGACCTCGGACCGCGGGGTCCGGTGGATGGAGGAGGCGACCACTGCCTTCGCGACGCAGAAGTCCGGTCTGCTCGCCTACCCGGCCGGGCGGAGCACGTACGTGCAGTGGTTCGGGCCCGTGCAGCGGCCCCGGGTCAACGTCAGCGAGACGCTGCCGCGGCGCACCGGCGACACCGTCGAGGCGAACGTGCCGGGCTGGGGTGACGGTACGAACGGCCATGTGAGCACCTATGGGACCGGTACGACCTCGCAGCGGACGGAGCTGTACCGGGGCGACGCCCTGGTCGCGGGCTCCGACGGCTACTCCGTGGCAGGCGAGGTACCGGCGGCCAGGGCCGGCTACCGCCTGGTGACCACGACGGAGCGCACCGAGGGATTCCCGTACTCGACCTCCACCCGTACCGAGTGGGGCTTCGCGTCGGCGACTCCCAAGAAGGGCGAGAGCGGTCTGCTGCCGCTGGTGCAGCTCGACTACCTGATCCCGACCGCGGCCGACGGGACGGCCCGGCGGACCGCGCCCGTGCTGGTCACGGCCTCGCACGTGCCGGGAGTCTCCGGCGCCGCCACCCGGGTCGACAAGGTCGAGGTGTCGTACGACGACGGGCGGAGCTGGCGGCGGGCCTCGCTGTCCACGTCGTCCGAGGGCGCGCTCGCCCGTCTCGCCGCTCCGCGGAAGGCCGAGTTCCTCTCGGTGCGGGTCCATGCGTCCGATGCGCGGGGGAACTCCGTCGTGCAGACGATCGTGCGGGCGGTGGGGGTCGGCTGA
- a CDS encoding PepSY domain-containing protein, producing MGSRRAGEIALSHVGGGTISEVEAETEHGRSVWSVKILKNGSRYEVHVDRGSGEITRSRTKSDDDHGGSDDDGRHGRHGRHHD from the coding sequence GTGGGCAGCCGACGCGCCGGGGAGATCGCGCTCTCCCACGTGGGCGGCGGAACCATCAGCGAGGTCGAGGCCGAGACGGAGCACGGCCGCTCGGTGTGGAGCGTGAAGATCCTCAAGAACGGCAGCCGGTACGAGGTCCACGTCGACCGGGGCAGCGGCGAGATCACGCGGTCACGGACCAAGTCCGACGACGACCACGGCGGCTCCGACGACGACGGCCGTCACGGCCGCCACGGTCGTCACCACGACTGA
- a CDS encoding excalibur calcium-binding protein, with amino-acid sequence MPRRATLACIAGAIVSIAPLAGTAHAQDLDCRNFTYQEDAQAVYDQDRSDPNRLDEDQGPDDGIACEVLPRRTAALTTPASPSAPSSVLPTLGARAGVGGASASHPSGWDIAIGACLTTGAALAVGYVALHHRGRLHRLVARGSHDKQ; translated from the coding sequence ATGCCACGCCGCGCCACCCTCGCATGCATAGCCGGTGCCATCGTGTCCATCGCGCCACTCGCCGGGACCGCCCACGCCCAGGACCTCGACTGCCGCAACTTCACCTACCAGGAAGACGCGCAGGCCGTGTACGACCAGGACCGCAGTGACCCGAACCGGCTCGACGAGGACCAGGGCCCGGACGACGGCATCGCCTGCGAAGTTCTGCCCCGCCGTACCGCCGCCCTCACCACCCCGGCCTCACCAAGTGCCCCCTCCTCCGTGCTGCCCACGCTCGGCGCACGGGCCGGCGTCGGTGGCGCCTCGGCGTCGCATCCCTCCGGCTGGGACATCGCCATCGGTGCGTGCCTCACCACTGGCGCGGCGCTCGCTGTCGGCTATGTCGCCCTGCACCACCGCGGGCGACTCCACCGGCTCGTTGCCAGAGGCAGCCACGACAAACAGTGA